The DNA region TAGCCTTTCTTTAACAGCAGCACAAAATGTCCTTCACATATTCTGACAATCATGATCTATTTGAAGTCTTCCTTTACCTCCTCCGTACTCCCTGGAGCGTGCCAAGAAGTATGTCCCAGTGTGTGAAGTACGGTGCGTAGTTTACTTTGAATTTGAGGTGGTGGAGGTCATGATGCCTGGCTCCTCCGTAGAGGCCGAAGGGCACCAGTCTATGTGGAGACCAGGGGAATTCATAGCCAGAGTGCGCCTCCACAGACAGATACATGTTTGTGACAAAGAAGAGCATCTCTGTGAGTGGATGGCAGTCCAGGAGGGCAGGGTTCAGTGCTGCAAAGAAGGTGAGGCTCAGCATCTCCCAgacccctgtgttttctgttgccAGAGAGAAGGTGGCCGTGTAGAGGTGGTGCTCCTTGTGGAAGAAATGGTAGAGCCACAACACCTTGTGATGTAGCAGATGCCACAAAAAGTACTGCATGTCAAACAGGAGGAGGCAGGCTAGTATGTCCTTAACAACAGTCAGCATCTCAGGTGCCAGTGGAGGAAAAAACACAGGCCTCCAGTGCCAGTATACAACAGAAAGGGGGAAAATGAAACAGACATGGTTGTGGAGAATTTTGCGCAAGCACCTGCAAGCCATTGGCCATGTGACCTCGCTTTGAGGCTGGATCTTGAAGCGGCGCACCAGGGTCAGTCTGGAACAGAGCAAATCCAGACAAACAAAAGGCAAGCAGCAGCTCAGGTAAACTGTCAGAGAGAAGACAACTGGGAAAAATAGAGATCTGAGGAAGCTCTGATGTCTTAACCAGTCCCAAAGAATCTGCAAACAGAGCCTCTCGGTGGCTTCTGAGTTTGTCATCTCTGCAGTGTGAGAAAAGGTAAGTGTTCTGATATATTTGAACTTAGTAAAGGGGTGGTGTTGGTGTGGGGAGGG from Perca flavescens isolate YP-PL-M2 chromosome 17, PFLA_1.0, whole genome shotgun sequence includes:
- the LOC114572561 gene encoding cholesterol 25-hydroxylase-like protein, whose amino-acid sequence is MTNSEATERLCLQILWDWLRHQSFLRSLFFPVVFSLTVYLSCCLPFVCLDLLCSRLTLVRRFKIQPQSEVTWPMACRCLRKILHNHVCFIFPLSVVYWHWRPVFFPPLAPEMLTVVKDILACLLLFDMQYFLWHLLHHKVLWLYHFFHKEHHLYTATFSLATENTGVWEMLSLTFFAALNPALLDCHPLTEMLFFVTNMYLSVEAHSGYEFPWSPHRLVPFGLYGGARHHDLHHLKFKVNYAPYFTHWDILLGTLQGVRRR